The proteins below come from a single Metarhizium brunneum chromosome 1, complete sequence genomic window:
- the maoN_0 gene encoding Monoamine oxidase N, with translation MAQTKDGFTWTPSAGRSTGLPSISVVSPPVHLAAPKLLVYDVIVIGSGYAGLTAARDLAVQGKQTLLVEARDRFGGRSWNASINGSNYEMGGTWIHWHMPHIYREVSLYGLHNDWVVTQNPGSKEDYCTLTSGDDVRNMSHDMEDEITGKAWELFCNIDGDHLRQTWKYPFATGQSPELMAKWDQISCLDRLNEIRHLLTKEETAVLECFLQQMGGNSLDRMGLLDALRWWTLGSHEPNGLNNIALHTRLGSGNSRLHRRMFEHTLSTGNLSYTFNTPVCSIEESTDGIVSVKARGGQTFRAKAVISTIPLNVLSSITFSPPLPAVKLNAALEGSVNKCNKVHVDLKGPDFLSWSGMCNAGKGLISLFGDGLTRANDSHLVGFGPDPERPNGIKLDNIDAIKEAALHLLPKEKRDSVDIERIVSHDWNNDEFSKGTWCYLPPKVTTKHLEALQQPHGRVFFASGDWSDGWRGWIDGAVQSGMQVAHQVIQLQRAS, from the exons ATGGCTCAGACAAAGGATGGCTTTACCTGGACGCCTTCTGCTGGCCGAAGTACCGGGCTGCCTTCGATCAGTGTTGTATCGCCTCCCGTCCACCTTGCCGCTCCGAAATTGCTCGTCTATGACGTTATCGTCATCGGCTCCGGCTATGCAGGATTGACTGCCGCCAGAGATTTAGCCGTTCAAG GCAAGCAAACACTTCTGGTAGAGGCTCGCGACAGGTTCGGAGGCCGGTCGTGGAATGCTAGTATTAATGGCTCTAATTACGAAATGGGCGGCACCTGGATTCACTGGCATATGCCACATATCTACAGAGAGGTTTCTCTGTACGGCCTTCACAACGACTGGGTAGTTACTCAGAACCCAGGCAGTAAGGAAGATTATTGCACCTTGACTTCAGGTGACGACGTACGAAACATGTCCCACGACATGGAG GACGAGATTACTGGCAAAGCCTGGGAGCTTTTTTGTAATATAGATGGCGACCACCTGCGCCAGACATGGAAATATCCCTTTGCCACTGGGCAGTCCCCGGAGCTCATGGCTAAGTGGGATCAGATTTCCTGCCTAGACCGGCTTAATGAGATTCGACACTTGCTCACAAAAGAGGAAACAGCTGTTCTAGAGTGCTTCCTCCAGCAGATGGGTGGTAATTCCCTCGACCGCATGGGACTGCTAGACGCACTTCGCTGGTGGACCCTGGGTTCACATGAACCAAATGGGCTGAATAATATTGCCCTGCATACAAGACTCGGTAGCGGCAATAGTAGGCTGCATCGCCGCATGTTTGAGCACACACTGTCAACCGGAAATCTTTCCTACACTTTTAATACCCCTGTGTGTAGCATCGAAGAATCCACCGACGGAATAGTGAGCGTCAAGGCCCGTGGTGGACAGACTTTCAGAGCAAAGGCTGTTATTTCCACTATACCTCTAAATGTTTTGTCTTCTATTACCTTCAGCCCTCCCCTACCCGCTGTCAAACTCAACGCAGCCTTGGAAGGGTCTGTCAACAAGTGTAACAAAGTTCACGTCGACCTCAAGGGCCCTGATTTCCTCTCATGGAGTGGCATGTGTAATGCTGGAAAGGGCCTTATTTCTCTCTTTGGAGACGGCCTCACTCGTGCAAACGACTCTCATCTAGTCGGTTTTGGGCCAGATCCCGAGAGACCGAATGGAATCAAACTCGACAACATAGACGCGATCAAGGAAGCCGCTCTACATCTGCTTCCCAAAGAAAAACGCGACAGCGTTGATATAGAGAGAATT GTTTCTCACGACTGGAACAATGATGAGTTCTCGAAAGGCACTTGGTGTTATTTGCCTCCCAAAGTCACTACCAAGCATCTGGAAGCTCTTCAGCAGCCACATGGCCGTGTGTTCTTTGCAAGCGGGGACTGGTCTGATGGGTGGCGAGGTTGGATTGATGGGGCTGTTCAGAGTGGTATGCAAGTTGCCCACCAGGTAATCCAGCTGCAGCGTGCTAGTTGA
- the HNM1_0 gene encoding Choline transport protein yields MSDTDKLKGTTSLDLESSTTNEDRGTQIKKRFNFWTAVGIAWEGWTASIAQGLLGGGSVGLLWGWVFVSVGILCMGLALADMWPLAGGQYVWAAKLAPPQLARVLSWFTAWAALAGMWLGTLSCGIGVSLQIQSYAVISRGYVPETWHTFLMCVACCGLWIMINIWAVDMLHQINTWVLVIHVTGYFVLIGVLLGCSSNKHDAKFVFTDFQNHTGWDSNFVSWSVSLLAALYAFFSLDSASHFSEEIPRANVFVPRAMCLQVVGNSLMTFPFIIVVLFCIGDIDAVLQSPIGLMSPFTQIIVNSTNSIPAGIILNLISTLVAFVAGCDLTGAVARAIWSMARDKALPQFLAKLEPKRNVPVWGNLVLVLPSILVYMIYIWNTTAFYGIMAGVLVAFQLSYIIPIGLYIVYAAWKKDLIKGPFNLGRLSYPCHVAAFIFGCFMTIVMSFPVYQPVTAANMNYASILVGAVLILSLCSWFTWGNKHYQGPLENSVHAEDEDSVHVYAA; encoded by the exons ATGTCTGATACGGATAAGTTGAAAGGGACGACTTCGCTTGATCTGGAATCGAGCACCACAAATGAAGACCGAGGTACTCAAATTAAGAAGCGATTCAACTTCTGGACCGCGGTTGGCATCGCG TGGGAAGGATGGACGGCTTCCATTGCACAGGGCCTCTTGGGAGGAGGTTCCGTAGGGCTGCTCTGGGGCTGGGTTTTCGTCTCCGTCGGCATCTTGTGCATGGGCCTAGCTCTTGCCGA CATGTGGCCGTTAGCTGGAGGCCAATACGTCTGGGCAGCGAAGCTTGCGCCACCACAGTTGGCTAGAGTATTG AGCTGGTTCACTGCTTGGGCCGCCCTAGCAGGTATGTGGCTTGGGACGTTATCCTGTGGAATTGGAGTTTCACTCCAGATCCAGAGCTACGCCGTCATCTCCAGAGGCTACGTGCCAGAAACGTGGCACACGTTTTTG ATGTGTGTCGCCTGCTGTGGCCTTTGGATTATGATCAACATATGGGCGGTTGACATGTTGCACCAAATCAACACATGGG TTCTTGTTATCCACGTCACAGGTTACTTTGTTCTTATCGGTGTGCTGCTTGGATGTAGCTCTAACAAGCACGACGCCAAGTTTGTCTTTACCGACTTTCAAAATCATACAGGATGGGATAGCAATTTCGTTTCTTGGAGTGTCAGCCTTCTTGCGGCTTTGTATGCGTTCTTCTCCCTGGATTCTGCCAGCCACTTCAGTGAAGAGATTCCTAGAGCAAACGTCTTCGTCCCCCGGGCCA TGTGTCTCCAGGTCGTGGGCAACTCTCTCATGACTTTCCCTTTTATCATTGTGGTACTCTTCTGCATTGGTGACATTGACGCTGTTCTTCAATCGCCAATTGGTCTCATGAGTCCATTCACCCAGATTATTGTGAATAGTACAAACAGCATCCCAGCAGGCATAATCCTTAACCTCATTAGTACTCTCGTCGCATTCGTTGCCGGCTGCGACCTCACAGGTGCAGTTGCAAGGGCGATTTGGTCCATGGCCCGTGACAAGGCTCTACCTCAATTCCTGGCTAAACTAGAGCCTAAGCGGAATGTGCCAGTATGGGGCAATCTTGTACTTGTCCTTCCCTCTATTCTGGTGTACATGATATATATATGGAATACCACCGCTTTTTACGGAATAATGGCAGGAGTGCTAGTGGCGTTCCAACTTTCTTACATTATCCCCATTGGCCTCTACATCGTTTATGCTGCGTGGAAGAAGGATCTTATCAAGGGCCCGTTTAACCTAGGGAGATTATCCTACCCTTGCCATGTAGCGGCGTTCATTTTCGGCTGCTTTATGACGATTGTAATGTCGTTCCCTGTTTATCAGCCGGTTACGGCTGCGAATAT GAACTACGCTAGCATTTTAGTTGGCGCTGTGCTTATCCTATCTCTTTGCTCTTGGTTTACTTGGGGGAATAAACACTACCAGGGTCCCCTCGAGAACAGTGTTCatgccgaagacgaggacagtgtacatgtgtatgctgcttga
- the fmqB gene encoding FAD-dependent monooxygenase fmqB: MLSQPLHVLIVGAGFGGLTAAIECRLRGMKVTVIETYPTSLKYGDVIDFFPNGGRIIEKWDNGAVGRELMNICINQGDRFLYFKADGSLIWSEDWILQPHHFWRQYAGHRGQIHQVVFRYAERLGVKFKLGERVESYVDGSKPKVITTSGQSYEADVVIAADGPRSIARQQVLGLPDTKVNSGYAIFRAHFTLTERHKNNEFLRDFCDPTKDDTCLWAAHDSHMLIYTWNKGQDLGWVLTHKDTDDIGESWSYPGKKSDVLACLQESGFEQKLFEVVNETPDEDIVDYKLVWRDPLKTWLSPSSRIAVIGDAAHCHLPTSAQGGSQAMEDGVALAIALDRAKGDVPLGMKVFERIRFNRSHITHMASIWIRDGYHNVDWEGEEIKKNPQILNLPRPSWVIEYDIAAESEKHFDQISKDVKDGRQGTIEELSLPAGGDYRPESRIVKKADKVITV; this comes from the exons ATGCTATCACAGCCTCTGCACGTACTCATTGTCGGAGCCGGCTTCGGCGGCTTGACTGCGGCCATTGAGTGCCGGCTCAGGGGGATGAAGGTGACTGTCATTGAGACTTACCCTACGAGTCTCAAGTACGGCGATGTCATCGACTTCTTCCCCAACGGAGGGCGTATTATTGAGAAATGGGACAACGGCGCAGTTGGCCGCGAGCTGATGAACATCTGCATCAACCAAGGTGACCGCTTCCTGTACTTCAAGGCAGATGGCTCCTTGATATGGTCAGAAGACTGGATCCTGCAACCTCATCACTTCTGGAGGCAGTATGCTGGTCACCGCGGCCAGATCCACCAAGTTGTCTTTCGCTATGCCGAGAGGCTCGGTGTCAAGTTTAAGCTCGGCGAGCGCGTCGAATCATATGTGGACGGTTCCAAACCGAAAGTCATCACGACTAGTGGTCAATCATATGAAGCCGACGTTGTAATTGCTGCGGATGGCCCACGCTCAATTGCACGACAGCAAGTTCTTGGTTTACCAGACACCAAGGTGAATAGCGGCTATGCGATTTTCCGGGCACATTTCACCCTGACGGAACGACATAAAAATAACGAATTCCTTCGCGACTTCTGCGATCCTACCAAAGATGACACTTGTCTTTGGGCTGCCCATGATAGCCACATGCTCATCTACACCTGGAACAAAGGCCAGGACCTTGGCTGGGTTTTGACACACAAG GATACTGATGATATAGGAGAATCCTGGTCATATCCAGGCAAGAAGAGCGATGTTTTGGCCTGTCTCCAGGAGAGTGGCTTTGAACAGAAGCTATTCGAAGTCGTCAACGAGACACCAGACGAAGATATCGTCGACTACAAACTCGTCTGGCGTGACCCCCTGAAAACGTGGCTTAGCCCTTCATCCCGCATCGCAGTAATTGGTGATGCTGCACACTGCCATCTTCCCACCTCGGCCCAAGGAGGATCCCAGGCTATGGAAGATGGCGTGGCTCTGGCTATTGCCTTGGATCGGGCCAAGGGAGATGTACCATTGGGAATGAAGGTTTTTGAGAGGATCCGCTTCAACCGCTCTCATATTACGCACATGGCATCGATCTGGATCCGAGATGGCTACCATAATGTGGACTGGGAAGGCGAAGAGATCAAGAAGAATCCTCAAATCCTCAACCTCCCACGACCAAGCTGGGTCATTGAATATGATATTGCTGCGGAGTCGGAGAAGCATTTTGACCAAATATCCAAAGACGTAAAGGACGGCCGGCAGGGGACAATAGAGGAGTTATCATTGCCGGCCGGCGGTGACTATCGGCCGGAAAGCAGGATTGTCAAGAAGGCAGACAAGGTCATTACGGTGTAA
- the swnN_0 gene encoding Oxidoreductase swnN, with protein sequence MSAVAVAGGLGDMGSRITGALVERGKYEVYVMSRELPKTVVPSRSPPLTTVIETDYSSVDKLAKVLESYNIQTVICAFSLDFPAASDSQINLIRASEMASTVNRFIPSEFNVDYDLPDEVLPYPHKKFHTSARRELEKTNLEFSYIYAGMFMDYFAMPNLETSLREVCFIVDPTNGVANVPGDGESRMAMSLAQDAARYTALALELDAWPRVMTTAASCISINQLITLFEENLKHRLDVTYQPIQKLTKHENKLLPRNITIADSFPGGIEQVKALTADLEASIALGSFQFDKLTDHLDLVMEFRGRTEPPMVIERLLKMAWKGK encoded by the exons ATGTCTGCTGTGGCCGTCGCTGGTGGTCTAGGCGACATGGGCAGCCGTATTACGGGCGCCCTGGTCGAGAGAGGGAAATATGAAGTCTATGTAATGTCTCGGGAG CTACCCAAAACCGTCGTACCTTCAAGGTCGCCTCCTCTGACTACTGTCATAGAGACAGACTATTCATCCGTGGATAAACTTGCCAAAGTTTTGGAATCTTATAACATACAAACCGTTATTTGCGCATTTTCCCTGGATTTTCCTGCCGCTAGCGACTCTCAAATAAACCTCATCCGAGCCTCTGAGATGGCCTCAACAGTGAATCGGTTTATCCCGTCCGAGTTCAACGTTGACTACGACTTGCCGGACGAAGTCCTGCCGTATCCGCACAAGAAGTTCCACACCAGTGCGCGTCGGGAACTGGAGAAGACAAACCTTGAGTTCTCATACATTTATGCGGGCATGTTTATGGACTATTTTGCTATGCCAAACTTGGAGACCTCTCTTCGCGAGGTTTGTTTCATAGTAGATCCGACCAATGGTGTGGCCAATGTCCCAGGAGATGGAGAGTCCAGGATGGCAATGTCCTTGGCCCAAGACGCCGCGCGGTACACAGCACTCGCCCTTGAACTCGACGCTTGGCCCCGTGTCATGACTACGGCAGCTAGTTGCATATCAATTAACCAGCTAATCACTTTGTTTGAGGAGAATTTAAAGCACCGGCTTGACGTTACGTACCAACCAATCCAGAAGTTGACCAAGCACGAGAATAAGCTGCTCCCCAGGAACATTACAATCGCTGACAGCTTCCCGGGTGGCATAGAGCAGGTCAAGGCTCTCACGGCAGACTTGGAGGCTTCTATAGCCCTGGGATCCTTCCAGTTTGACAAATTGACAGATCACCTGGACCTTGTCATGGAGTTCAGAGGAAGGACAGAACCACCCATGGTGATCGAGCGGTTGCTCAAGATGGCTTGGAAAGGGAAATAA
- the LIP1 gene encoding Lipase 1, with product MQLPFTTTAVLLMACNALAGVVQPISVPAVHIRNGTVVGNYIESHNQDAFLGIPFAQPPIGDLRFNAPQSISEGWKSPLNATAYGAHCINYLLGLPLDPADLATRYPQSEDCLTINVVRPAGTKPNARLPVLTYIYGGGFQEGGSADARYNTTALVDKSVQIGQPSIVVTMNYRLQGWGFLAGDEARKQGLLNLGIQDQRLALRWIQENIEAFGGDHRRVTIQGESAGALSVGFHLLANGGRDDGLFNAAICQSGGPYNALSFPSDAQSQKTYESVLKAINCTDASDTLKCLRAAPFDTLNTAFASLSFLPVIDGTLVPEYASTALASGRFVKVPLLIGANTDEGKVFAGMGVNTTEEFAGFIEKYPYVHTTTNATIRDLLEAYPEPGTNSTHGQSDDTLPVSAPYGAQFLRAARYTGDVMFIAGRRYTCETWAHYGVPCYSYRFNTIPGATDPLYLGATHFEEVAFVFDNVLGLGMPSNAFDVEPAERKQSYKQLGDTMSRMWMSFSATHSPNNHRVKSMRTLWPAYNLKNPQNMVFDGNITSFVEKDDWRIDALKLIIERSSDFSR from the exons ATGCAGCTTCCATTTACAACTACGGCTGTGCTTCTCATGGCTTGCAATGCTTTAGCGGGAGTTGTACAGCCGATTTCAGTGCCAGCGGTTCATATACGGAACGGAACGGTTGTTGGCAACTATATCGAGTCCCACAACCAAGATGCTTTCTTAGGAATCCCTTTCGCGCAGCCCCCAATCGGAGACCTTCGTTTCAACGCGCCCCAGTCCATCAGTGAGGGCTGGAAGTCCCCTTTAAATGCGACGGCATACGGCGCTCACTGTATCAATTACCTACTAGGCCTGCCATTGGATCCCGCCGATCTCGCCACCAGGTACCCCCAGAGCGAGGACTGCCTAACAATCAATGTGGTCCGGCCAGCAGGGACGAAACCCAACGCGCGTCTTCCTGTGCTAACTTATATTTATGGCGGCGGTTTCCAAGAAGGGGGCTCTGCCGATGCCAGGTACAACACTACCGCTCTGGTTGACAAGTCGGTTCAGATTGGCCAGCCATCGATTGTGGTGACCATGAACTACCGTCTTCAGGGAtggggcttcttggccgggGATGAAGCTCGCAAGCAAGGTCTCCTGAACCTTGGTATTCAGGACCAGCGACTTGCTCTCCGGTGGATCCaggaaaacattgaagccttCGGAGGTGACCATCGGCGCGTCACTATCCAAGGCGAATCAGCCGGTGCTCTCTCGGTGGGCTTTCACTTGTTGGCCAATGGGGGGCGGGATGATGGTCTCTTTAATGCTGCAATTTGTCAGAGCGGCGGACCTTACAATGCTCTGAGCTTTCCGTCAGATGCCCAGTCCCAGAAAACGTATGAGAGTGTTTTGAAGGCAATAAACTGCACAGATGCTTCCGACACGTTGAAATGCCTACGCGCCGCGCCTTTTGACACTTTGAACACGGCGTTCGCTAGTCTCTCGTTCTTACCTGTTATCGACGGAACCCTTGTCCCCGAGTACGCCTCTACTGCTCTTGCTAGTGGCCGATTTGTCAAGGTCCCCTTGCTTATCGGTGCTAATACCGACGAGGGCAAGGTGTTTGCTGGCATGGGCGTCAATACCACGGAAGAATTTGCTGGCTTCATCGAGAAATAcccgtatgtacataccaCTACCAACGCAACTATCCGCGATTTGCTGGAAGCGTACCCTGAGCCGGGCACCAACTCGACCCATGGTCAATCGGATGATACACTCCCAGTCTCTGCGCCCTACGGAGCTCAGTTCTTGCGCGCCGCTAGGTATACCGGAGACGTCATGTTCATTGCCGGACGGCGGTACACGTGCGAAACTTGGGCTCATTATGGCGTCCCCTGCTACAGCTACCGGTTCAACACGATTCCTGGCGCCACCGATCCCCTCTACCTTGGAGCTACTCACTTTGAGGAGGTTGCATTTGTCTTTGATAACGTGTTGGGACTAGGCATGCCATCAAATGCTTTTGATGTTGAGCCTGCCGAACGGAAACAGAGCTACAAGCAGTTGGGTGACACTATGAGCCGAATGTGGATGAGCTTTTCCGCGACTCACTCCCCCAATAATCACCGAG TGAAATCAATGCGTACGCTCTGGCCGGCGTACAACCTGAAGAACCCCCAGAACATGGTGTTTGATGGAAACATCACCAGCTTCGTGGAGAAAGATGACTGGCGTATTGACGCACTCAAATTGATCATCGAGAGATCATCGGATTTTTCTCGTTAA